One Serinus canaria isolate serCan28SL12 chromosome Z, serCan2020, whole genome shotgun sequence DNA window includes the following coding sequences:
- the HINT1 gene encoding adenosine 5'-monophosphoramidase HINT1, producing the protein MADEISKAQAARPGGDTIFGKIIRKEIPANIIYEDEQCLAFHDISPQAPTHFLVIPKKPIVRLSEAEDSDESLLGHLMIVGKKCAANLGLTNGFRMVVNEGPEGGQSVYHVHLHVLGGRQLGWPPG; encoded by the exons ATGGCTGACGAGATCAGCAAGGCGCAGGCGGCGCGTCCCGGTGGGGATACTATCTTCGGGAAGATCATCCGCAAGGAGATCCCCGCCAACATCATCTACGAGGACGAGCAG TGCCTCGCGTTCCATGATATTTCACCCCAAGCTCCAACACATTTCTTAGTGATTCCTAAGAAGCCAATTGTCAGATTGTCTGAAGCAGAAGATTCTGATGAGTCT cttctcGGGCATTTAATGATTGTTGGCAAGAAGTGTGCTGCTAACCTGGGCCTGACCAATGGATTCCGGATGGTTGTGAATGAAGGGCCTGAGGGTGGGCAGTCTGTCTATCACGTACATCTCCATGTTCTGGGTGGTCGCCAGTTGGGCTGGCCTCCTGGCTAA